The nucleotide window AACGAAGCGTTCATTTCCATCCCTCATCCCCAGCGTGGTGGCCTGAGCTATCTATCCGCCGAGTTATGCATGCGCCAGGGGTTCTTTCCCCGGGCGGCTCGGGTGGTGTCGCGTAAAACCACGCAACTGCAATTGATCCAGGCCGGGTTCGGCATTGCGCTGTTACCGGAATCGATGCAGGACATCGCGCCGCCGGATATCCACTTTCTCCCCTTGGCCGATCCGGATTGCCACAGCACCGTCGCCCTCGCCTGCCGGCAAGATCCCACCGCGCTGGTTCAGCAATTCATCAAAACTTGCACAACCCACTGTGGGAGCGGGCTTGCTCGCGAAAGCGGTGGGTCATTCAACAATGATGGCGACTGACATGACCTCTTCGCGAGCAAGCCCGCTCCCACAGGGGATTTGTGTTGATTCATGGAGATTGATGGACGAATGCCTTTATCATGCGCCCCATGATTAAAGATCCCTTTGCAAGACTCGGCCTGGACCGTGAAGTCCTGACTGTCAGCCAGCTCAACGGCCGCGCGCGGGTGTTGCTCGAAGACGTGTTCAGCAACATCTGGGTCGAAGGCGAAATCTCCAACCTCGCCCGCCCGGCGTCCGGCCATGTGTATTTCACCCTCAAGGACAGCGGCGCCCAGGTGCGTTGTGCGCTATTCCGGCAGAACGCCGCGCGGGTTCGCCAAGCGTTGAAGGACGGCTTGGCGGTCAAGGTTCGCGGCAAGGTTTCGCTGTTTGAAGGCCGTGGCGATTACCAACTGATTCTCGACACCGTGGAACCGGCCGGTGACGGCGCCCTGCGTCTGGCCTTCGATGCATTAAAGGAAAAGCTCAGTGCCGAAGGCCTGTTCAGCGCCGAGCGTAAAGTGCCGCTGCCGGCGCACCCGCAACGCATCGGCATCATCAGCTCGCCCACTGGCGCGGTGATCCGCGACATCATCAGTGTGTTCCGCCGCCGCGCGCCGCAGATCCAACTGACGCTGATCCCCACCGCCGTGCAAGGCCGCGAAGCCACCGCGCAGATTGTCCGTGCACTGAAACTGGCGGATGCCCGCGGTTTCGACGCGTTGATCCTGGCCCGTGGCGGCGGCTCGCTGGAAGACCTCTGGTGTTTCAACGAAGAAGCCGTGGCCCGCGCCGTGGATGCCTGCGTGACGCCGATTGTCAGCGCCGTCGGCCACGAAACCGACGTGTCGATCAGTGACTTCGTCGCCGACGTCCGCGCCCCGACACCGTCCGCCGCCGCCGAACTGCTCGCGCCGGATTCCAGCGATCTGGTGCGGCGGGTCGAAAGCCTGCACCGACGACTGGTGATGCGCATGCGTGACCGCTTGATGCGCGATCGTCTGCGTCTGGAAGGCATCTCTCGCCGCCTGCGCCATCCCGGTGAACGCCTGCGTCAGCAAGCACAACGTCTGGATGATCTGGACATGCGCATGCGCCGCGCTTTCGAACGCAATCTCAATACCCGCCGCGAACGTTTGATCCGCCTGGAAACCCGCCTCGCCGGGCAACATCCCGGGCGGCAACTGGCGATGCTTCGCCAGCGCCTCGACAGCCTTGCCGAACGCCTGCCCCGGGCCATGCGTGAAGGGCTTAAATCCCGCCGCCTGCAACTGCAAAGTCAGATGCAGACGCTGCACGTGGTCAGCCCGTTGGCGACCCTCGCTCGTGGTTACAGCATTCTGCTGGACGAGCGCGGCAACGCGATCCGCAGCGCCGCGCAAACCCACACCGGCCAGCGCCTGAAAGCCAAACTCGGCGACGGCGAACTGCAAGTGCGGGTCGAAGACAATCACCTGACGCCTGTCACCCTTTCTTTACTGGATTGATCCATGCCGCGTTTTTTCGCTCCGCTGCTGTTGCTGTGCCTGACCTTCAACGCCCACGCCGACAGTTACATCACCCGCCTGTTGAACAAACCGGTGCCGGG belongs to Pseudomonas sp. B21-015 and includes:
- the xseA gene encoding exodeoxyribonuclease VII large subunit translates to MIKDPFARLGLDREVLTVSQLNGRARVLLEDVFSNIWVEGEISNLARPASGHVYFTLKDSGAQVRCALFRQNAARVRQALKDGLAVKVRGKVSLFEGRGDYQLILDTVEPAGDGALRLAFDALKEKLSAEGLFSAERKVPLPAHPQRIGIISSPTGAVIRDIISVFRRRAPQIQLTLIPTAVQGREATAQIVRALKLADARGFDALILARGGGSLEDLWCFNEEAVARAVDACVTPIVSAVGHETDVSISDFVADVRAPTPSAAAELLAPDSSDLVRRVESLHRRLVMRMRDRLMRDRLRLEGISRRLRHPGERLRQQAQRLDDLDMRMRRAFERNLNTRRERLIRLETRLAGQHPGRQLAMLRQRLDSLAERLPRAMREGLKSRRLQLQSQMQTLHVVSPLATLARGYSILLDERGNAIRSAAQTHTGQRLKAKLGDGELQVRVEDNHLTPVTLSLLD